A single region of the Capsicum annuum cultivar UCD-10X-F1 unplaced genomic scaffold, UCD10Xv1.1 ctg67083, whole genome shotgun sequence genome encodes:
- the LOC124893911 gene encoding glutaredoxin-C9-like: MVGIKNSSRRTTSPSSPITSTGSSTMQPPRTEQRNNNTRNTLAELIEKNAVIIVARFQCYMCFMLQTLMESLGAANYTVIQGEEVEEAHMLEELSNLEEGSSSNSNGGGPRSLPAVYIGGKFVGGVDEVLMAHAKCELVPMLKAAGAI; encoded by the coding sequence ATGGTTGGAATTAAAAATTCTTCCAGGCGAACTACCTCCCCATCGTCCCCCATCACCTCGACCGGAAGCTCCACTATGCAGCCACCGCGTACGGAACAAAGGAACAACAATACAAGGAACACTCTGGCGGAGTTAATAGAAAAAAATGCAGTGATTATTGTAGCCAGGTTCCAGTGCTACATGTGCTTTATGTTGCAAACATTAATGGAAAGTTTGGGCGCCGCTAATTACACCGTGATACAAGGGGAGGAGGTGGAGGAAGCTCACATGTTGGAGGAGCTCTCAAACCTTGAGGAGGGCAGCAGCAGTAATAGCAATGGTGGAGGACCACGGAGTTTGCCTGCGGTATACATAGGAGGGAAGTTTGTGGGAGGCGTTGATGAAGTTTTAATGGCTCATGCTAAGTGTGAATTAGTTCCTATGCTTAAGGCAGCTGGAGCCATATGA